ATAAGACATGCAGATAAGAGACAAGAGACAAGCCAAAAAGCACCATGTACATACTGAAGAACTGTTGTTTTaagtgatgtttcagtttgtattttcctAATACATTTAGTTACAATAAGTCATGACACTTCTTTTGTTTAATCCTTGCCAGCGTAGCACTTGGACACTTCAGATACAAGTGTTCTTTCAAACGCAAGATTTATGTTCATGATAAAACTTtgacattaaatatcttggaaaCACTAGCCAATCAtcagttttatcatttgttttccacTTCATTTTATCAAAGTACGTAAGATCTAGCCAATTTTATGTCGGAAGCAGACAATTTCCAAAAATGTGTATACCAGTGAaataaactcacccatgtagaagaaaatgCTGTGAATTCGCCATCAAACTCTAATCTTTTCCTTTAGAGCTGTGTtgagtggtgaaaacaacagtgtttttttattgctttCTTTGATTCTAAATGATGGTTCTTAGAGGGTGtcatcccatctcatcactttctgacactttggttaAAGGCCCTGTGGCTTTAGTTTTTCTCACCATGGAAAAGTGACTCTAGTGGAGTCATAAATGTCTTGGATCATGGGCAcgaatttatttatttctctacaatccaatacattaatGTCTTCAGTATAACTTCAGAGCTCCTTGTTTTAAACACTCTAAAGATACTTTTAGGTAATGTTTCTTAATATATGAAATTAGACAGACTACAGATAGCCCTTTTAAGTGCATattacagtaaaacacacacatccaagcCAATGCAGCTGATATTTGTGTCCTTTTTTGCATGACCCAGTCTGTTTTCAGGTGTATGATTCAAATGGTGACAACTACATCACCAAAGAGGAGATGTTCCACATGCTTAGGAACAGCCTCATCCAACTGCCCAATGATGAAGACCCTGAGGAAGGGGTCAAAGACATGGTGGAGATCACACTGAAGAGGATGGTGAGATGTTTGCTTTGTGCAATCTCCCCTTAAAACCTACAAATGATCTTTTACATTGTTGTTTCAGGAGTAATTAATACACTGGTGATTATGCTATATCTGTGCAATAATCTAATTAGAATTTCACTCAATTTATTTTTCCTTTCTAGGATTATGACCATGATGGAAAGGTGTCTTTAGCTGACTTTGACAAGGCAGTAAGAGAGGAGAACCTGCTTCTGGAGGCATTTGGAACCTGCCTCCCTGATAGAAAGGTAATAACAAAAAAGCTGGTTTTAAAACCGTAATAACTTCTTTGCCATTAAATTTTCTGTCCTTTTCTCGTTTCAGAGTATTCGTGGATTTGAGCAGCAGGTATTTCAACATCAACTGGAAAAATAGAGCTGTCAGAACCACAAGAATTTCCAGCTCATTTTAATAGTTACAcatatatgtaataaaaacaagaTATAAATTGAAACAAGTTGAGATCAATCAGATCCGACGACGtggcttaattttttttgtcaccGGTTTGAGCTCAGGAACTGATTCCacctaaaaacaaacagaaaaacaaacaaatttattttactggttcaaactttgccacaaaaacacatttctgaATCTGTCTCAAAATGTCAGATATTGTTTACCTGTCTCATTGTGTTCCTGATCAAGTTGACAGTTGTATTCAGTGATTCATCCTCCATGTCCAGTTTAAGTGGCTCCGGGAGTTTTGGTCCAATAAAGGGCTGATTTTTTTCAGTGCCGTCCATCAGTGATtgctcctcatcctcatctaTCTTACGTTTCCTGATCTCCAGTTGTGTTGTCCTTGGTACAAATCTTACTGCAGGAGCCCGAGTTGGTATTAGTTTGCATTCTTTGCTCCTATATTGGTCTGAAGATGCTTGGCTCCAACTCGGGCTCTGCCTTGGCTGTTCTGTGTCAGTATAAGCATTGTGTAAAGTTCCCATTTTATCCTCTGTTGGAGCAGTCCTATGCTGATTTTTAAGTCCTTGATAATGATATTCCTGAGGAGGTAGAGGTAATAATGGAAAGCATGAGTTGCTGCTGTTGAAGCTCTCCTTTGGCTGGTCATCAAGGCTTTCATCATGTGCTGTAGTGACTGTCTCTAATGTTGCTGCTGTGCCTGAGTGCAGGAACTCCTTCTTCGTTTCTTCCCTGTGTTCTCTTTCTTTTGCTTTGTgaaaagaaacacaataaaacatgtgAAATGCTCCAACAACAgtctttttaacatgtttttttttcccatgacagGAGTGTAAAGAATATCAgacaaatataaagaaatacacttTCTGTGTCA
This DNA window, taken from Sphaeramia orbicularis chromosome 11, fSphaOr1.1, whole genome shotgun sequence, encodes the following:
- the rbm48 gene encoding RNA-binding protein 48, whose amino-acid sequence is MAAPNNNKPDCWRVPEVYKHHEQQKVCISRPKYREGRKAKSVKVYTINLESQYVMIQGVPAIGVMAELIQLCALYGAVEEYRPLDEYPAEEFTEVYLVKFQKLTSARAAKRQMDEKSFYGGVLHVCYVPEYETVEDTRLKLQDRRRYIMRATRNIAKEREHREETKKEFLHSGTAATLETVTTAHDESLDDQPKESFNSSNSCFPLLPLPPQEYHYQGLKNQHRTAPTEDKMGTLHNAYTDTEQPRQSPSWSQASSDQYRSKECKLIPTRAPAVRFVPRTTQLEIRKRKIDEDEEQSLMDGTEKNQPFIGPKLPEPLKLDMEDESLNTTVNLIRNTMRQVESVPELKPVTKKIKPRRRI